Proteins from a genomic interval of Acidimicrobiales bacterium:
- a CDS encoding STAS domain-containing protein, with amino-acid sequence MIKTETHPDGMVSLRPIGDLDWSNAGALGHAVHNVLTPFVRVEIDLEHVISVDAVGITRLLRSVRLIRSIAGEVQVTRVPAAVQSRLDLLGIDLRFIGTSRPGEAA; translated from the coding sequence ATGATCAAAACTGAGACTCATCCCGACGGAATGGTTTCCCTTCGTCCGATCGGGGACCTCGACTGGTCCAACGCAGGTGCATTAGGGCACGCGGTGCACAACGTGCTCACCCCGTTCGTTCGCGTAGAGATCGACCTCGAACATGTGATCTCGGTAGACGCGGTGGGCATAACTCGCCTTCTGCGCTCGGTCCGGCTGATCCGGAGCATCGCGGGCGAGGTCCAAGTCACAAGGGTGCCCGCGGCGGTTCAATCCCGCCTCGACCTGCTCGGTATCGACCTGCGATTTATCGGTACGTCGCGACCCGGAGAAGCTGCGTAA
- a CDS encoding MFS transporter — translation MAVIDTELLTPGGEAISEPDPRRFRALTVIAIAQLMVVLDATVVTIALPSAQRALHLSVNDRQWVLTAYTLAFGGLLLLGGRIADYLGRKRMFVLSLVGFAGASALGGLAQSSAMLFGARALQGAMAAVMAPAALSLITVTFTEEHERARAFGVYGGISGGGAALGLILGGLLTQYVSWRWTLLINVPIALVTAYAATRLVGESRTERRSSYDVPGAVTSTAGLLALVYGFTRAESHGWGAGQTLTFLAIGAVLLAVFCAIEYRSDNPLLPLRVLAERNRGGSFISSLLVGIALFAMFLFLTYYFQQILGYSALKAGFAFLPFSAGIVAGATLSSQVLPRVGPRPLMTAGFFLGALGLALFTQVHPDSSYLTHILPAELMVSLGLGTAFVPMSSAALIGVDESDAGVASALVNTTQQTGGSLGVALLSTVAASATTGYLASHHGVHSAFAAATVHGYTTAFAISGVLLAGAAVVSLLLLRADRDDLPSQTELVTA, via the coding sequence ATGGCTGTAATTGATACTGAGCTCCTCACGCCGGGTGGCGAGGCCATTTCCGAACCGGACCCCCGCCGGTTCCGGGCGTTGACGGTGATCGCCATCGCCCAACTCATGGTCGTGCTCGACGCGACGGTCGTGACGATCGCCTTGCCGTCGGCGCAGCGAGCCCTCCATTTGTCCGTAAACGACAGGCAGTGGGTATTGACCGCCTACACCCTCGCGTTCGGCGGCCTTCTGCTGCTCGGTGGCCGGATCGCCGACTACCTGGGGCGCAAGCGGATGTTCGTGCTGAGCCTCGTCGGGTTCGCCGGCGCCTCCGCCCTCGGCGGCCTGGCCCAAAGCTCGGCCATGCTGTTCGGGGCCCGGGCGCTGCAGGGTGCGATGGCCGCGGTCATGGCGCCGGCCGCGCTGTCGCTGATCACCGTCACCTTCACCGAGGAGCACGAGCGGGCCCGGGCGTTCGGTGTGTACGGCGGCATCTCCGGTGGCGGGGCGGCGCTGGGCCTGATCCTTGGAGGGTTGCTGACGCAGTACGTGTCGTGGCGGTGGACGCTCCTGATCAACGTTCCGATCGCGCTGGTCACGGCGTACGCGGCGACCCGCCTGGTCGGCGAGAGCCGCACGGAACGGCGCTCGAGCTACGACGTCCCTGGCGCGGTGACTTCGACCGCCGGACTGCTCGCTCTGGTCTACGGGTTCACCCGGGCGGAGAGCCACGGCTGGGGAGCAGGCCAGACCCTGACCTTCCTGGCGATCGGGGCGGTGCTGCTCGCGGTGTTCTGCGCGATCGAATATCGCAGCGACAACCCGCTCCTTCCGTTGCGGGTGCTGGCCGAGCGCAACCGGGGAGGCTCCTTCATCTCCTCGTTGCTGGTGGGCATCGCCCTCTTCGCCATGTTCCTCTTCCTCACCTACTACTTCCAGCAGATCCTCGGGTACTCGGCCCTCAAAGCGGGCTTCGCCTTCCTGCCCTTCTCGGCGGGGATAGTTGCGGGCGCGACCCTGTCGAGCCAGGTGCTGCCCAGGGTCGGGCCCCGACCGCTGATGACGGCCGGGTTCTTCCTCGGCGCCCTTGGGTTGGCGCTCTTCACCCAGGTGCATCCCGATAGCTCGTACCTGACCCACATCCTCCCAGCCGAGCTCATGGTGAGCCTGGGCCTGGGGACCGCTTTCGTGCCGATGAGCAGCGCGGCGCTGATCGGCGTCGACGAGAGCGACGCGGGTGTGGCCAGTGCGCTGGTCAACACCACGCAGCAGACCGGTGGTTCTCTGGGGGTCGCCTTGCTCAGCACGGTTGCCGCCTCGGCGACCACCGGCTATCTGGCATCCCACCACGGAGTGCATTCGGCGTTCGCAGCGGCGACGGTCCACGGTTACACCACCGCTTTCGCGATCAGCGGGGTGTTACTGGCCGGGGCGGCGGTGGTGTCGCTGCTTCTGCTGCGGGCCGATCGCGATGACCTTCCCAGCCAGACGGAACTCGTTACTGCCTAA
- a CDS encoding helix-turn-helix domain-containing protein has protein sequence MTAACSLPLRADARRNRELILDAADKAFAEEGLGVPVDEIARRAGVGAGTLYRHFPTKEALFQAVLVAHLDEIAERARELAEREDADEALFEFMTCLGGEAASKKNLIDALAGAGVDVHQTAPESKRSVEDAFRKLLSRAQATGSIRSDVTIDDLFGLIMGTCAMGNPASDASQARMLAIVCAGLRASPAPTGSAT, from the coding sequence ATGACCGCCGCCTGCTCGTTGCCCTTACGGGCCGATGCCCGCCGCAACCGTGAGCTGATCCTCGACGCGGCGGACAAGGCATTCGCCGAGGAGGGTCTCGGGGTTCCCGTCGACGAGATCGCCCGCCGGGCCGGTGTGGGGGCGGGGACTCTCTACCGCCACTTTCCGACCAAGGAGGCTTTGTTCCAAGCCGTGCTTGTCGCCCACCTGGATGAGATCGCCGAGCGCGCGCGGGAGCTGGCGGAGCGGGAGGACGCCGATGAGGCGCTCTTCGAATTCATGACCTGCCTGGGCGGGGAGGCTGCGTCGAAGAAGAACCTCATCGACGCGCTTGCCGGTGCAGGCGTCGATGTCCATCAGACTGCGCCGGAGTCGAAACGATCCGTGGAGGACGCGTTCAGGAAGCTGTTATCGCGCGCGCAGGCGACGGGCTCGATTCGGTCCGACGTGACCATCGATGATCTCTTCGGTTTGATCATGGGCACGTGCGCCATGGGCAACCCGGCGTCCGACGCCTCGCAGGCGCGGATGCTTGCGATCGTCTGCGCCGGTCTGAGGGCTTCGCCGGCACCCACCGGCAGCGCTACGTGA
- a CDS encoding alkaline phosphatase family protein, whose protein sequence is MAGTGAGLAAIGAAVPALADSSSIAGSAHLPTATELGVDHVVILMLENRSFDHLLGWLPGANGTQSGLYQALDGLWYPNYHLAPDFQGCGYSDADHSWEGWLIEFDGGRCDGFLKRPGPFSSSTHAAANTFPIGYYIDKDLPVLAALARNYVVLDHYFCAIAAETYPNRFYQHAARTDRDHNSGGPSISTLPTVWDQLSPLHGPALPGQPPTGAYYFQDAPFLALWGQKYAQFVRPYSQATPIPATGVIDGTTLPPITIAPEGESFLDAVRNGTLPNVAYVDPSFVDEGAGTSDDDHPLADVRLGDKVMADVYHALADAGLLERTILVITFDEWGGFYDHVPPPTVIDDTDPNTVSHIGNVTTLGQTHPNYGQLGFRVPCIVVSPFGKPGVVHEGPYEHTSSLAMIESLFGLHPLTARDAHAKNLLSALDVNRRRLDDPQSRIPTSLDVGGPAVGAAAACGSPFTVPSVSPKPVPH, encoded by the coding sequence ATGGCCGGAACGGGCGCAGGCTTGGCCGCGATAGGTGCCGCAGTACCTGCGCTGGCCGACAGCTCCTCTATCGCCGGCTCGGCCCACCTCCCGACGGCGACCGAACTGGGCGTTGACCATGTCGTCATCCTCATGTTGGAGAACCGGTCCTTCGACCACCTCCTGGGGTGGCTGCCGGGCGCCAACGGAACCCAATCGGGGCTCTATCAGGCTCTCGATGGGCTGTGGTACCCGAACTACCACTTGGCGCCGGACTTTCAGGGGTGCGGCTACAGCGACGCCGACCATTCCTGGGAGGGTTGGCTCATCGAGTTCGACGGAGGCCGTTGTGACGGCTTCTTGAAGCGGCCCGGACCGTTCTCCAGCAGCACGCATGCTGCGGCCAATACCTTTCCGATCGGTTACTACATCGATAAGGACCTCCCCGTACTTGCGGCCCTCGCCCGCAACTACGTGGTACTGGACCACTACTTCTGTGCCATCGCTGCGGAGACGTACCCGAATCGCTTCTATCAGCATGCTGCGCGCACCGACCGTGACCACAACAGCGGCGGGCCGAGCATTTCTACCCTCCCTACTGTCTGGGACCAGCTGTCGCCTCTACACGGGCCAGCGCTCCCCGGCCAGCCACCGACCGGCGCCTACTACTTCCAGGACGCCCCCTTCCTCGCTCTGTGGGGCCAGAAGTACGCCCAGTTCGTGCGTCCGTACTCGCAGGCGACCCCGATCCCGGCCACCGGGGTGATAGATGGGACGACCCTGCCGCCGATCACCATCGCTCCCGAGGGCGAAAGCTTCCTCGACGCCGTCCGCAACGGCACTCTCCCCAACGTGGCCTACGTCGATCCCTCCTTTGTGGACGAGGGCGCCGGCACCTCTGACGACGACCATCCCCTGGCAGACGTTCGCCTCGGTGACAAGGTCATGGCCGACGTCTACCACGCCCTCGCGGACGCAGGCCTTCTCGAACGGACGATCCTGGTCATCACCTTCGACGAGTGGGGCGGTTTCTACGACCACGTTCCTCCCCCCACCGTGATCGACGACACCGATCCCAATACCGTCTCGCACATCGGCAACGTGACCACGCTCGGCCAGACCCACCCCAACTACGGTCAGCTCGGCTTCCGAGTCCCGTGCATCGTCGTCTCGCCGTTCGGCAAGCCCGGCGTTGTGCACGAAGGCCCCTACGAGCACACCTCGTCTCTTGCAATGATCGAATCGCTGTTCGGCCTCCACCCCCTGACCGCCCGCGACGCTCACGCCAAGAACCTCCTGTCAGCGCTCGACGTGAATCGCCGACGCCTTGACGACCCGCAGTCCCGCATCCCGACCTCACTCGATGTCGGCGGACCTGCAGTCGGCGCCGCCGCCGCGTGCGGGTCTCCCTTCACCGTGCCCTCGGTATCCCCGAAGCCGGTCCCCCACTGA
- a CDS encoding GYD domain-containing protein yields the protein MPKYLLEVSYTLDGVRGVVAKGGSARKAAAQAAAKSVGGKLDVFYFAFGGTDVFTVADLPDNEAAAALALAVTAGGGATVRTVVLLTPDEIDSAAQKNVKYSPPGN from the coding sequence ATGCCGAAGTACCTTCTTGAGGTCAGTTACACGCTCGACGGTGTGCGCGGAGTCGTCGCGAAGGGCGGTAGCGCTCGCAAAGCGGCGGCTCAGGCCGCGGCGAAGAGCGTGGGTGGCAAGTTGGACGTGTTCTACTTCGCGTTCGGAGGGACCGACGTGTTCACCGTCGCTGACTTACCGGACAATGAGGCGGCCGCAGCCCTGGCGCTGGCTGTCACCGCGGGCGGAGGAGCGACCGTGCGCACCGTGGTGCTCCTCACCCCCGACGAAATCGACTCGGCGGCACAGAAGAACGTGAAGTACTCGCCCCCAGGTAACTGA
- a CDS encoding dihydrofolate reductase family protein translates to MSEETETTVPELLVDFITSLDGYAAADGWPGWWGLEGPEYLGWLGDQPEADYTILMGATTYRVMSGLAAQGEPGTDVLAGMSKVVFSTTLGESISWANTQVVARDPVEAVREMRAEASKSMRTIGSLTLCRSLLKAGLVDRFRVVVFPVITGSSGRERIYDGYPDVALDMISSRTFDGRIQLLEYVPTILAGPPGA, encoded by the coding sequence TTGAGTGAGGAAACGGAGACCACCGTACCAGAACTCCTCGTCGATTTCATCACTTCGCTTGATGGCTACGCGGCTGCGGACGGCTGGCCTGGCTGGTGGGGGCTGGAGGGACCCGAGTACCTCGGGTGGTTGGGAGATCAGCCCGAAGCCGACTACACGATCCTGATGGGCGCAACCACGTACCGTGTCATGTCGGGACTCGCCGCACAGGGCGAGCCAGGTACCGATGTCCTGGCGGGCATGTCGAAGGTCGTCTTCTCGACCACATTGGGAGAGTCCATTTCTTGGGCGAACACACAAGTCGTGGCTCGAGATCCGGTTGAGGCCGTGCGGGAGATGAGGGCCGAGGCCTCCAAGTCGATGCGAACCATAGGCAGCCTCACACTGTGCCGCTCTCTGCTGAAGGCCGGTCTCGTGGATCGCTTCCGCGTGGTTGTCTTTCCCGTCATCACCGGAAGCAGCGGCCGGGAGAGGATCTATGACGGCTATCCCGATGTTGCTCTCGACATGATCAGCAGTCGCACCTTCGACGGTCGCATCCAACTGCTCGAGTACGTTCCGACGATCCTGGCCGGGCCGCCCGGCGCCTAA
- a CDS encoding dihydrofolate reductase family protein, which translates to MAKLVFVTNVSLDGYVEDAHGRFEWTAPSDEVFTFITDVVRPAGTYLYGRRLYETMAVWEADPALSAQSKLMADFANVWQTADKIVYSASLQAVSTANTRLERRFDPDVVRDMKASAESDFTIGGPTLAAHAFNAGLVDECHLFIYPVLVGQGKPAFSSDAPALLELIEEHRFDNGVVYLRYRVHI; encoded by the coding sequence ATGGCCAAGCTGGTTTTCGTCACGAATGTGTCCCTCGACGGCTACGTCGAGGACGCGCACGGCAGGTTCGAATGGACCGCACCCAGCGACGAAGTGTTCACTTTCATCACCGACGTTGTGCGCCCCGCCGGTACCTACCTCTATGGCCGGCGGTTGTACGAGACGATGGCAGTTTGGGAGGCCGACCCCGCCCTTTCCGCCCAGTCGAAGCTCATGGCCGACTTCGCGAACGTCTGGCAGACGGCCGACAAGATCGTCTACTCGGCCTCGCTGCAGGCGGTATCGACGGCCAACACGCGGCTCGAGCGCCGCTTTGACCCCGATGTGGTTCGCGACATGAAGGCGTCCGCCGAGAGCGACTTCACCATCGGCGGCCCGACCCTCGCAGCACACGCGTTCAACGCCGGACTGGTCGACGAATGCCACCTCTTCATCTATCCGGTGCTCGTCGGTCAAGGGAAGCCCGCATTTTCCAGCGACGCGCCCGCCCTGTTGGAGCTGATCGAGGAACACCGGTTCGACAACGGTGTCGTGTACCTCCGCTACCGCGTCCATATCTGA
- a CDS encoding aldo/keto reductase: MESRQLSDGTKIPLLALGVWQIRNGPECVNAVRWALDAGYRHIDTAQLYGNEESVGQAVRESGVPREELFVTTKFNPSRRDPVAEAEGSLRRMVLDYVDLYLVHWPSGGAARAWPGMEKALQLGYTRSIGVSNYGVAEMNDVVGGAEVPPVVNQVQFSPFEYRRALLDAATRHNIVIEAYSPLGTGRHLKDRRVGEVASRVGRSPAQVLLRWCLQRETVVLPKSTHRDRIEENARIFDFELSQEDMAELDGLDSTNGTGEAG; encoded by the coding sequence GTGGAATCTCGCCAGTTGTCGGATGGCACCAAGATCCCTCTACTCGCGTTGGGGGTGTGGCAGATACGAAACGGGCCTGAGTGCGTCAACGCAGTTCGGTGGGCGCTTGACGCCGGATACCGGCACATCGACACTGCCCAGCTGTATGGCAACGAAGAGAGCGTCGGCCAGGCCGTGCGGGAGAGCGGAGTGCCACGTGAGGAGCTTTTCGTTACAACCAAGTTCAACCCCTCGCGGCGCGATCCTGTGGCGGAAGCCGAAGGCAGCTTGCGGCGAATGGTTCTCGACTACGTGGACCTATATCTCGTTCACTGGCCTAGCGGCGGTGCGGCCCGGGCCTGGCCGGGCATGGAGAAGGCACTACAGCTCGGTTACACCCGCTCAATCGGTGTGTCCAACTACGGGGTGGCTGAAATGAACGACGTCGTTGGTGGGGCCGAGGTTCCTCCGGTGGTGAACCAGGTTCAGTTCAGTCCCTTCGAGTACCGGCGCGCGCTTCTCGACGCCGCAACCAGGCACAACATAGTCATCGAGGCCTATAGCCCTTTGGGGACCGGCCGCCATCTCAAAGACCGTCGGGTGGGCGAGGTCGCATCTCGAGTGGGTCGTTCGCCTGCGCAGGTCCTCTTGCGGTGGTGCCTACAACGCGAGACCGTGGTCCTGCCGAAGTCGACCCACCGGGATCGCATCGAGGAGAACGCCAGGATCTTCGACTTCGAGCTATCGCAAGAGGACATGGCCGAGCTCGACGGGCTGGATAGCACGAACGGAACCGGCGAGGCTGGCTAG
- a CDS encoding FtsX-like permease family protein has product MRDGRTASKLSRRDLMRIGSLGLRSRRVRASLSALGISIGIAAIVGVLGISQSSKSGLLAELGRLGNLLSVQAGQSAFGQQSELPTDAEGMVSRIAPVTNVTEIATISNAHVYRNPYVPPINTNGIAVTATDAFLPATLGATVAHGTFLNAATARYPAVVLGAEAARLLGIHDLSSPTQVWLGGRWFTVVGILKPVELVTQIDSMALIGFPVAERNFGFDGHPTNIYLRSVPSQVNAVATVLPATVNPRDPSLVNVSQPSDVLKAEVATKGAYNGLLLGLGAVALLVGGVGIANVMVISVLERRSEIGLRRALGASRRHVAEQFLAEALLLSALGGLAGTVIGGVATGIYAVTQHWSVVIPGLALYGGIGAALVIGAIAGLYPSTRAARLSPTEALRTV; this is encoded by the coding sequence ATGCGCGACGGCAGGACCGCGTCCAAGCTGTCGCGGCGCGACCTGATGCGTATCGGCAGCTTGGGCTTGCGCAGCCGGCGGGTGCGAGCGTCGCTGTCCGCTCTCGGCATAAGCATCGGCATCGCCGCGATCGTCGGCGTGCTCGGCATCTCCCAGTCGTCAAAGTCTGGGCTGCTCGCCGAACTCGGCCGGTTGGGCAACCTGCTCAGCGTCCAAGCGGGTCAAAGCGCGTTCGGGCAACAGTCCGAGCTGCCGACCGACGCCGAGGGCATGGTGTCAAGGATCGCGCCGGTCACCAACGTGACCGAGATCGCCACGATCTCGAACGCCCACGTGTACCGCAACCCCTACGTGCCGCCTATCAACACCAACGGCATCGCGGTCACCGCGACCGACGCGTTCCTCCCGGCCACCCTCGGAGCGACAGTCGCCCACGGAACCTTCTTGAACGCCGCGACCGCGCGCTATCCAGCGGTCGTGCTCGGCGCCGAAGCCGCGCGGCTCCTGGGCATCCACGATCTGTCCAGCCCGACTCAGGTGTGGCTGGGCGGGCGGTGGTTCACCGTCGTCGGCATCCTCAAGCCCGTCGAGTTGGTGACGCAGATCGACAGCATGGCCCTGATCGGTTTTCCCGTGGCGGAAAGGAACTTCGGCTTCGACGGTCACCCGACCAACATCTACCTGCGCAGCGTGCCCAGCCAGGTCAACGCAGTGGCGACGGTCCTGCCCGCGACAGTCAACCCGAGAGATCCCTCGCTCGTGAACGTCAGCCAGCCCTCCGACGTGCTGAAGGCCGAGGTCGCCACCAAGGGCGCGTACAACGGTCTCCTGCTCGGTCTCGGCGCGGTGGCTCTGCTAGTCGGCGGTGTGGGCATCGCCAACGTCATGGTCATCTCGGTCCTCGAGCGCCGTTCGGAGATCGGGCTTCGCCGCGCCCTGGGAGCAAGCAGGCGCCACGTCGCCGAACAGTTCCTCGCGGAAGCACTGTTGCTCTCGGCACTTGGCGGGCTGGCGGGCACCGTCATAGGCGGCGTGGCGACTGGCATCTACGCGGTTACCCAGCACTGGTCGGTAGTGATCCCGGGACTGGCCCTCTATGGCGGAATCGGCGCCGCGCTGGTGATCGGCGCCATCGCCGGTCTCTACCCGTCGACGCGCGCGGCGCGCTTATCACCGACCGAGGCGCTACGAACCGTATAG
- a CDS encoding ABC transporter ATP-binding protein, which translates to MTLATQVVEERAAPATPVLELVDVAKEYPGDPPVVALAGVTLRVDPGELVAILGPSGSGKSTALHVMGTLERPTRGVVRIAGEDTSTMSDKQLSGLRARRLGFVFQQFFLLDGLSVLDNVADGLLYRGGRVSDRRRLASAAIDRVGLSHRMGHRPNQLSGGEQQRTAIARALAGRPALVMADEPTGNLDTATGASILALLRELHDEGTTIVVITHDLDVASAMERRIEIRDGKIVHDSRRDGQL; encoded by the coding sequence GTGACGCTCGCAACGCAGGTTGTCGAGGAGCGGGCCGCCCCTGCGACCCCTGTCCTCGAGCTCGTCGACGTCGCGAAGGAGTACCCGGGCGACCCTCCGGTCGTCGCTCTCGCCGGTGTCACACTGCGTGTCGATCCAGGCGAGCTGGTCGCCATCCTCGGTCCGTCAGGATCTGGAAAAAGTACCGCACTCCACGTGATGGGCACCCTCGAGCGACCCACCCGAGGTGTGGTGCGAATTGCGGGCGAGGACACCTCGACGATGTCAGACAAACAACTGTCAGGTCTGCGGGCTCGGCGCTTGGGTTTCGTCTTCCAGCAATTCTTTCTGCTCGACGGTCTCAGCGTGCTCGACAATGTTGCCGACGGGTTGCTGTACCGGGGAGGTCGGGTCTCCGACCGGCGACGCTTGGCGAGCGCGGCGATCGATCGCGTCGGTCTGAGCCACCGGATGGGGCACCGGCCGAACCAGTTGTCGGGCGGGGAACAGCAGCGCACCGCGATCGCGCGCGCGTTGGCCGGGCGGCCGGCGTTGGTAATGGCGGACGAGCCAACCGGCAACCTCGACACCGCTACTGGCGCATCCATCCTCGCCCTGCTCCGCGAGCTACACGACGAGGGCACCACCATCGTGGTGATCACCCACGACCTCGACGTTGCCTCGGCGATGGAACGGCGGATCGAGATACGCGACGGGAAGATCGTCCATGACTCGCGACGGGACGGTCAACTGTGA
- a CDS encoding peptidoglycan-binding domain-containing protein encodes MPLEAVVAEVTVKRVVLVAALAGAIVGGAVASGVAEASSGSVRTTGTSASGNGVTLATSPVVRTNLRSTVQVSGSIGYQGSYVIAAATGTTAQQVAQAQQQVSQDQQALASDQTSQSDTTAADNQAISSAQDTVNSAAATLSADQSRQSQECAGNGSATQACGQDAQKVSQDQTQLTQAQQQLTTARANAKRDRNQSEAKIETDNNQLTAAQANLAALEVNEVNPNTTFTHLPKAGDVISQDQTLYSLDGQPVPLLYGTSAAYRAFYVGMPDGADVGQLTNDLITLGYGSGLTQSNHYSSATATAVQRWQSALGLPASGTILLGQVVFEPGPIRVTSVTPSVGQAVGGGSGGTVMNATSTTPIVSVALQVTQEYLVKPGDAVTVVLPDGTSTVGGHVQTVGNVATCPSGNGGGGGGGGGNNSADQSPCSSSGSGNSSTPTVTVTVTMDSTPRGATLDQAPVDVNITTEHADDVLAVPINALLALQGGGDAVEVVTGATHHLVGVTTGLYSNTMVQISSPDISAGMLVEVPSS; translated from the coding sequence TTGCCACTGGAGGCAGTGGTGGCTGAGGTAACCGTCAAACGAGTGGTGTTGGTCGCAGCGCTCGCTGGAGCCATCGTCGGCGGCGCGGTCGCGAGCGGGGTCGCCGAGGCGTCGAGCGGCAGCGTGCGAACCACGGGCACCTCTGCTTCTGGCAACGGCGTCACCCTCGCCACCAGTCCGGTAGTAAGGACCAACTTGCGGTCGACCGTACAGGTGAGCGGCTCGATTGGCTACCAGGGTTCCTACGTCATCGCCGCCGCCACCGGGACGACCGCGCAGCAGGTCGCTCAAGCCCAACAGCAGGTGAGCCAGGACCAGCAGGCGTTGGCGTCGGACCAAACCTCCCAGTCCGACACCACCGCCGCCGACAATCAAGCGATCTCTTCCGCGCAAGACACAGTCAACTCTGCTGCCGCAACGTTGAGCGCCGATCAGAGCAGACAGAGCCAAGAATGTGCCGGCAACGGATCAGCCACGCAGGCGTGCGGCCAGGACGCTCAGAAGGTGAGCCAGGACCAGACCCAACTCACCCAGGCACAGCAGCAGCTCACCACCGCACGGGCGAACGCGAAGCGCGACCGCAATCAGTCCGAAGCGAAGATCGAAACCGACAACAATCAGCTGACCGCCGCCCAGGCCAACCTCGCCGCTCTGGAAGTCAACGAGGTCAACCCGAACACGACCTTCACCCACCTGCCGAAGGCCGGGGACGTCATCAGCCAGGACCAAACCCTGTACTCACTCGACGGTCAGCCGGTCCCTCTCCTGTACGGTACCAGCGCCGCCTACCGAGCGTTCTACGTGGGCATGCCTGACGGGGCTGACGTGGGCCAGCTCACCAACGACCTGATAACCCTCGGGTACGGGAGCGGCCTCACTCAGAGCAACCACTACTCGTCGGCGACGGCAACAGCGGTGCAGCGCTGGCAGTCAGCTCTAGGTCTTCCCGCGAGCGGAACGATCCTCTTGGGTCAGGTCGTCTTCGAGCCCGGTCCGATCCGGGTCACTTCCGTCACCCCTTCGGTCGGGCAGGCGGTCGGAGGCGGAAGCGGCGGCACGGTGATGAACGCGACCAGCACCACCCCGATCGTCAGTGTCGCGCTGCAGGTCACCCAGGAGTACCTGGTGAAGCCCGGCGACGCGGTGACGGTTGTACTGCCCGATGGCACCTCCACGGTGGGGGGGCACGTGCAAACCGTCGGAAACGTGGCGACCTGCCCCAGCGGCAACGGAGGCGGCGGTGGAGGTGGCGGCGGCAACAACTCGGCCGACCAGTCGCCTTGCTCGTCGAGCGGAAGCGGCAACTCGTCGACGCCGACGGTCACCGTCACCGTCACAATGGACAGCACCCCGCGGGGTGCGACTCTTGACCAGGCCCCGGTGGACGTGAACATCACCACCGAGCACGCCGACGACGTTCTCGCAGTGCCGATCAACGCCCTCCTGGCTCTGCAAGGAGGCGGAGACGCGGTCGAGGTGGTCACCGGAGCCACTCATCACTTGGTCGGGGTGACCACCGGGTTGTACAGCAACACCATGGTCCAGATCAGCTCTCCGGACATCAGCGCCGGAATGCTGGTGGAGGTACCTTCCTCGTGA
- a CDS encoding response regulator transcription factor, with amino-acid sequence MRLLVVEDRHVMADSIARSLRREGMAVDVAYDGMAALRLAVDNDYQVVVLDRDLPGVHGDEVCRQLAGGEARILMLTASGTVDDLVEGLSLGADDYLPKPFALAELVARIRALARRSTQALPPVLTAGELTLDPNCRLAERAGNPLILTNKEFGVLEILMSPPGRVVSVEELLERVWDAHADPFTNTVRVTVANLRRKIGDPPMISTVIGAGYRIATS; translated from the coding sequence GTGAGGCTGTTAGTTGTCGAAGATCGGCATGTCATGGCGGACTCCATCGCTCGGAGCCTGCGCCGCGAGGGCATGGCGGTCGACGTCGCCTATGACGGGATGGCCGCGCTGCGCCTTGCCGTCGACAACGACTACCAGGTGGTCGTCCTCGACCGTGACCTTCCGGGAGTACACGGAGACGAGGTGTGCCGCCAGCTCGCCGGGGGCGAAGCCCGGATACTCATGCTGACCGCATCCGGGACCGTCGACGACCTGGTCGAGGGACTGAGCCTCGGAGCGGACGACTACCTTCCCAAGCCGTTCGCGCTCGCCGAGCTCGTCGCCCGGATTCGAGCGTTGGCGAGGAGGTCCACCCAGGCCCTGCCGCCTGTCCTGACCGCCGGTGAGCTCACCCTCGACCCCAACTGCCGGCTCGCCGAGCGGGCCGGCAATCCGTTGATCCTCACCAACAAGGAGTTCGGTGTCCTCGAAATCCTCATGTCGCCCCCTGGTCGGGTGGTCAGCGTCGAGGAACTGTTGGAGCGGGTGTGGGACGCCCACGCCGATCCGTTCACCAACACCGTGAGGGTCACCGTCGCAAACCTCCGCCGCAAGATAGGAGACCCGCCCATGATCAGCACCGTCATCGGTGCCGGCTACCGGATAGCGACATCATGA